From Elusimicrobiota bacterium:
GAGGCCGGCAAGCGCGGGATATTGGGCGAGCTCAAGACTCTTGGGCGTGAGGGTTTGGGCTGGTCCAAGCCCACGGCGGTGGACAGCATTGAATGGTTCGCCTCTCCCTCGGACCTTTGCCGCTTGATGGACCATTTCCACGTATCGGGCCGTTATGAAGAGGCCCTTAAGATCATGGCGATCAACCCCGGCTTGGACGTCCCCAGAGAGATTTTCCCCTACGCCGGCTATAAAGGGGGCTCCGAGCCCGGCGTGATCAATATGACGTGGTTGTTGAGGAGTAAAGGTCCTCAGGCTTTCTGCCTGAGCGCCGGGTGGAATAATTCTTCGGCTGCGTTGGATGATGAGCGGTTTGTCGGGCTGATGCAAGCTCTTATTTATCATCTGGCTAGCGAGGTCGGCCGTGAACATTGACCACGTCGGCATAGCGGTGGCGTCCATCGAAGAGGCGCTGCCCTTCTACCGAGAGGCCTTGGGCCTCGAGGTCAGCCACCGCGAAGAGGTGGCTGCGCAGGGCGTGACGGTGGCATTTCTCCAGGCCGGGGAGACCGCCCTCGAGCTTCTGGAGCCGCTGGGAGAAGGCGGGGCCGTCGCCAAGTTCCTCAAAACCCGGGGTCCGGGACTTCACCATGTGGCCTTCAAGGCCCCGGGGCTCAAGGATCAAATGGCGCGCCTGGCCCTGAAAGGCCTGCCCGCCTTGGAGCCGGAGCCCCGCCCCGGCGCCCGCGGGCATCGGGTCTGCTTTCTTCACCCAAAACACGCCCACGGGGTCCTAGTCGAGCTCGTGGAGGAGGCCTGATGGCCGAGAACCGCAAGACGTCCAAGCCCCTTCTGTCCGGAAAGACCCGGGACCTGAAGGCCCGCCAAAGCCGGGCCATGGCCGGGGGAAGCCCCGACAAGGAGAAGGCCCAGAAGGAGCAGGGCAAGCTTCTGGCCCGGGAGCGCA
This genomic window contains:
- the mce gene encoding methylmalonyl-CoA epimerase → MNIDHVGIAVASIEEALPFYREALGLEVSHREEVAAQGVTVAFLQAGETALELLEPLGEGGAVAKFLKTRGPGLHHVAFKAPGLKDQMARLALKGLPALEPEPRPGARGHRVCFLHPKHAHGVLVELVEEA